The Gossypium hirsutum isolate 1008001.06 chromosome A13, Gossypium_hirsutum_v2.1, whole genome shotgun sequence nucleotide sequence ATGATAAATAGCTCCATGATTCTAAATTGATACCTTACATGCCACTCTGGAATTTGATACAAATTCCATGATTTTATCATTATCTTCCAAAATAAACGAATGTATctatttctaataatttaatgttatatcaattttttttttgaattttagtattttcagttgaatttacttttttttaaggaGGAAAATGTTGAAATTCAAGAGAAAAATGTTGATATAGCATTAAACTATTAGAAAGATATATAAATGATGTGGCATCCTAATTTCATACCATCCCTCTTCAGAAGGAATTctcaatatataattttttgtacattttcataatttttttaggtataatagttgtagcgacgtaaaaattggtttcagggtcgctaattgtggcgatctagtgaaaaagtttggaaactgaagttcgattttgaaataaaaggggagtcgccaccgatcctttttataggtgtgatcggacaccttataaatttatttttgaaatgaaaagaaatgaatttaagtccacgttaaaatccagagaaaaaatagggttcgggagtcagttacgcgcgaggaaggtattagcaccctcgcgacgcccaaaattggtatctcataaacacgtgttgtcttgattttttaaaaatacgagttcaatattaaaatttagtcgtgatccaATTAAAAGAAGACGAGAGATTTTAGTTTATTCCGATTTTTGAAAAGTGTATATcgctttaacacgagtcaattgacgttcacccaacatagcgatgaactcgatgacttaatgttaaatcggtatatTGCCTTGAttgttgaaattaattagaagGACATGGATAAAATTCTTGAAGTAACGTAAAACAAAATtgagatgaaataaaaataaataaatggaaaaattaaaaatatgctgAAGTAAATAACATATAGGGCAataatgcaaaaatattgaaaatatataatatatataacacatagatgatatatgcatatacattagaaataacaacaatataaAAATGGACTTACTAATATACTACGCAGACATATACATTCATAGAtataaataataaggatattagaaatactaagtatataatgttggactaaatacataatataaaaatttgtaGAATGTAGTATTAAAATATGTGCAcgatatatatacttatttaaaaataataataaaactgttGATAatatttcacaaatatatatatactaaaaatatacataacaatatataaagtataatatattaaaaaacgtATGTAAAGCATATAAAACGAAAATacatatgttaaataatattaaaatatttacataatgcATACATATAGGGAACAAACAGCTAATAATACATGGATATGTACATAggcatattaaatatatatacatataatcgatatagaaatattagaataaagtaattaaaaagtaATGCTATGCacaaatagatatatacatatataacaaaatatatactATGGTTAATGATAATAACAATGACGATATAAAGATGTATACATACAACAACACATTCACTACATTAACAACCATAATAGTAATGGCATTAAAATACGAAGAACAACAATGTAACacaaaaatactatatatataaatctatacacataaataaaaatatacactattgtaataaagataataataatatattattaaaatatataaaagcaagcataacatttaaatattaaaataaagtagctaaaatactaaacataaatacatatatgtatatgcatataataaaaatatataatgatatataataataataataataataataagaaaatacaagaaaatttaaataagaattaaagATAAACGAAAAAAAGGACCGAAATTGGATTAAAATCGAAGTTTTGGggccaaatctaaaataaaaataagccaCGGGGTCGTATTGCAACATGCGCGAAACATGGGGGACTGAATCAGTAATATTCCCGTTCTATCAAAACGCAGCGCATCAATAGGGAGTAGATTGCAAGTCAGATTAAATTTTAGGGCCAgattataaacaaaaataaacctgATTTAAAACACTGAAAATGCGGAAAGATCTAATGCGTAAATATACCATTGAATTAAAAAACACACGGATCTGacctggtgcgggtcgggtcgacccgactcgcgttcaaaacgacgtcgttttatgtATTAtgggggggaccaaaacggtgcgttttggtcccctataaaagataaaaaaatttaaaaataatcattaGGGAaggggagaaagaaaaaaaacaggagaggagaagagagaaaagggAGAGGAGAAAGGAGAGAGGGGGGGCTGCCGGCCAGGGGGTCGTCGGCCGGTCGTCGGACGGTACCGGACCCTCGCCGGTGCCGGCGCCGGcaaccgtacacggtggccggaaacTGAAAAAGGTtagattttttcccttttttatattttttttgtattatattttcGTATAGTTAGTGTTTATTTAATATGCTTGTGCAAAAAAACAGATCAAAAACAGTAACTAAAATGAAATAGAATCACTTAGGATCTTTACCACTTTCGATTCTCTGATCTTTGGTGTTCGTTTTTTCTGTGTTGATACCTGTTTTGGATTGGTTTTCTCGCTCTATCtactgtttcttttcttttgaaatatATCTATGTATTGTCAAAAACTCCCACCCCTTACAAAGTATTTCCCTTTGGTTTTTATAACCATTTGTCAATATTAATCTAATATTGTTGTCTTTTCGTGTGTTTCTTGCAGGGCATGGGCGAACGGCGGTGGCAGAGGCATGGTGGAGCAGGTGGCCAGTGCTGGTGTTAGAAGGTTGGTGGGCAAGTGGGAGAGGCTGCGGCGCAAGTGGGGAGGCAAGTGGAATTAGGGTTTCCTCTCTGTTGATTTGTTTTGGGCTGCTGGGCTAGGTTAATTTAGGGTATTGGGCTAGTAGTACTTGGGTTAGGCTAATAGGGCTGAAAATATTGTAAACAGGCTTGGGTTAGTAAGGGTTTGAAATGTATTTGGGTTTGGCAAAATTGGGTATGTACAATAGtttatttggctttttaattctacaaaaaatcattttagtcctCCATTTAAATCACTCCAAAATACATGGAAAAGCTAATATGTGTTAACTTTGCTGATATGGCATACATGAGACAATCCACATATATGACACATAAgcaattaactatttttttagaattacaatattaaaaatgttttcttaataattttttaaatttttttgaatttttaaatttaaaaaattaattaattacttacaTGTCAATTCACGTGTATGCcacgtcaacaaagttaacaaatgttaacttttccatccatGTTAGGGTAATTTGACAAACAAAGCAAGTTTAAAAGCTAAAAGAGACGAAAATttaaataaaggactaaaatgacttttttagaggaccaaataagtCTTTATATCTAATTTTACACGagttaaatttacttaatttaaaattgattttgaataatttaaaatattttcaaaaatactaTCATTATAATTAAATTACACCATCAATTCAATTGAAAATATACAATGTTAAAGCCTATTCCAAATGTAGAAAATATACAAGGTTAAAGCCTACTATAAGTCTCTATACTATATCATAAAGTTTATTTTAGTTCTTATACTATTAAAACGGACATTTTAATCCCTAtacatttaaaaagttaatatttcAATCCCCACACATTAACTTTACCGTTAATGGAATGACATGATTTAATGGTAGTTGGCatgacattaaaaaaataaatcaaattaaaaggcTAAAGAACAGTTTTAAAGAATGAGTAAAGGTAAGAAATTGATTTTGCTTTTACCCCAAAGTGTTTTCAGTTCTATTAGTTTTCTATACGTAAttgttatgtttaaattatatgtaGTTTGATCCACATTAGTCACCATTAAGCCGCACAATTCCATTTGTTTTCAAGACTAGTAAACTTTTAATTTGttgtaatatattatttaatgccACATCAACCACCATTAAACAACATCATTTCATTAACGGTAAAATTAACAAAAAGCGACTAAAATATCAATGTAACGACGTAAAAAAAATTTTGCTTTGGTCGCTGATTGAGGTGATTATTCGACAATTTGAAAatcgactttcgattttattaaagaAAGGGAGTAGCCACCGATcatttttctaggtgtgatcggacacctaataaatcatcttttttaaaagaaaatttatttttttaaaacaaaaagaaggccgagtttagtCTACGTCCAAAGCCAgagaaaaaatagggttcgggagtcagttacgcgcgaggaaggtagtagcaccctcgcgacacccaaaattggtatctcgttaaacatgCGTTGTCTTGAATTTCAAAATTGCGAGTTCAATATAACATTTAAATCATAATCCAACCAAAAcaagagaattttttttataattttgatccCTTTTGATAAGGACGTTtatttttaacacgagccgatgatattcacccaacatagcgatgaaatcaacgacttaatgttaaatcggcatgttgccttatttattgaaattaatttaaagGCATGAACGAAAATATTTCTAGATagaacaaataaaagtaaaagaaaactaaaattgatGTTGCACTATGGTATGAAATACTATGCTAAATTCGGgacaaacaaataataaaaagttaagaatatacgaaacagataatatttaaaacattaacAACATACATACGATagtaataaaacaataataatgcatATGGGATTAAACATGATAGTAATAGCACTAAACACGAAATAAaatcatgaatatatataaacatatgataATAGTTAGTAAAGTGATGGAAACATGATATTAAAAACACTAATAATGTTTCCtatatacatacgtatatatatttaaaatataaacataataatagtattacaAAGTGTGTACATAGcattaaaatatgtacataatatggcgttgaaaaatacatacataacatAGTATTAAAAAAACGTATACCTAagataatatgtaaaaaatataatatagtattcaaagtatatatatggtatataaacatataatattaaaaaagatacatatacataatatatataataatagaaatatatataatatagtattaaaatatttacatagcaTATACAtgtgagaaataataataatgttaaaaaacaactattaataataaatatacacacatatatatattaaaaacataataatattaaaaatacgtacatagtatatatatacatataatatagttattaagaaaatacatataatatatagtaTTAAGAATATACACAATACATATGGTATTaaaaaatatagtattaaaaacataatatatacatataagtattgattttaaaaaaataatattaataatagtaatagtaaaatactaataaataatagaTATAGTAATAATAAGAACGTATAAATGGCAATATGtacaggggaaaataaaaataataaaagaaaattagtaacGCTATATATAcgtaaacataatataaaaatatgaaaataaagtaattagaaaataatactatgtacaaaaatatatacatatatatgtaaaataaaaaatatacactattattaatagtaatataaatatagtaataatattaataacaaaaaaaagcaaatataatataataaaaatattaaaataaggtaattaaaaataataccatgtataaatatatatatacctatataataaaacatatactaatattaataataataataagtataatataaaaacatatatatgaaatggTATAAGAATTATGTAACTAATAACATTAAagtatatacatgatatatacaatatatacaatatatacgtATATTAGAAatgatgataaaaaaaatctattcatACGCTACATAAATACATtcacgtacatatatatataataatagtattagaaatatacatgCAATAGTATAAAAGATGTATAACTAATGATGCTAAGATATatgcataataatatatataaaatatatataatagatatatatatacacgtaataTAGAATTTGGAATAtgcctaatatattaaaagagtattcatataatataatattaagacaaataataataaaaaactattaataataatatataatatatatgcgtATAACTATTAAGTAGaaataatgataatgaaatgCTAATAAGTAAAACTATAATAATCATCACAGTAACAATAGtgtaattgatatttaaattaagataaaataatgagaaaagtaaaaaagaacgaaattgaatagaaaaatgaaattttgaggcgaattcgaaataaaaataaaaagtaagggTTTATTTGAATGCGCGTGAGGTATAGGGGGATCAAATGAGAAATTTTCCCCAAGCCCCAAAAACGCGCGCTTCataggggactaaattgaaaaacgCAAAACAAaatagggccaaattgaaaataaaaaatgacttaattgtaaaagagtgaaaaagcggaaggaccgcacgcataaataacccattaatcaaaaacacgcggatcctctagcgggtatGGGTTGGGTTTATCCGACCAGgacaaaatgacgtcgttttatgCCCTAGGTCTTTAATGCAAAACGGCAtcgttataaaaagaaaaaattttgtaaaaaaaatcattttttctttctttctcttcaaaaaagctctctctctctctttctcagCCCTCTCTCAGCCTGGGGATTTCCGGTGAGACTCCGGTGCCGTACCTCCGCTGTGCGCCACCATCGTCGGCCACCGCGAAAGTTCAAAAGGTAacctttttttcattattttttttatttttaataatatatgtgtatgtacataaaaagagagagagagaaaaaaaataaaaaacgaaaaagaaagaaaaaaaagaaatttcgaaaaaagacaaaaaaagaaaatgatgccAATCACCTTCTGTTGTTTCTGTATTTTTATTCTTGCTTTTGGTTATCCTCCGTTTTGGTGTTATTCTTTGCTTTTGGTGATCTGAAGTCTATTGCTTGGTATTAAAATGGCCGAATCTACTGTTTTCATTCATCAAAAAATTCCCCCCCATTACACTGTCTtttgatggcttttatagccttttacaaatgctttcctttttattattttatgtttgctGTCCTTTCCTTTTAATTCCTTGCAGGTTCAAAGGGATGGTGGAACAGGTGGCTGACAGAGGAGTGGCGGTGGGTGGTGGCAGAGGTCAAAAGGCTgaagaccctaggtgcggcgcacctagggtttggTTGCTGATTTGATTGGGATGGGCTAGGGTTTGGTGGAATTTGGGCTGTTAGTTGATGGGTTTGGGTTGTGGGTTATGCTGAGGTTTAATGGGTCTTTGTATGGGTTTTTTTTGGGCTGTTTGTTTAGAAATTGGGTTTTGGGTTGTTGGTTGTAAATAGGGTTTGGataatttgggcttctacaatcAATTTTTCAAATGTATAGGAATTAAAATTTTCCTTTCAATAGTAGAGGAATTAAAATGGACTTCTTGACGTGGTATAGGGACTTATAGTAAATTTTAATCAATATACAAAgacttttttattgaaaaatctTATTATAGGTTTAATTGTATCTGctttttttgacacaatactAGAACTACCTATATCCCCTtcctaacccataaataggagaataatgtacTTCATCGcactcaaactcacgtcctcctaTATTGGCAACAATATCAATactaatcgagctaagactcaatcctTTGCTGCCGCCCTGATTGGTCGGTCATAATTCATAAACAACtaaaaagttgaaataattataCTTAGATTAAACCCCCACCATTTTTCCATCAAACAATGGCCTATAAAAAACACACTACACCAGGCTCTAACACCCCATCAACCCAAAAAAGGGCAAAAAACACAAATCCCAAGAGTTTATTTAAAGTTTTGTTCTAAAATGGAAGACAGGGAAGAAGATGTTAGATTGGGAGCCAACAGGTTTTCAGAAAGGCAACCTATTGGAACAGCAGCTCAAAGCCAAGATGAAGGAAAGGACTATACTGAACCACCAGCGGCTCCATTTTTCGAGCCAGGCGAGTTGAGCTCTTGGTCCTTTTATAGAGCTGGGATTGCCGAGTTCATGGCCactttccttttcttatatatcaCCATTTTGACTGTTATGGGTGTTGTCAAGGAAAAAACCAAGTGCCCTACTGTTGGGATTCAAGGCATAGCTTGGGCTTTTGGTGGCATGATCTTTGCTCTTGTTTATTGCACTGCTGGAATCTCTGGTAAGTGGTATCTCTCTTGGTAAAATTACTGTGGATGATCATTTACAATAACTCCCACTGCATTTTACTTtctctattaaaaaaaataatgaattaatccatgtactttaatttaaagtacaaaatagtttattttatatgtatattatgcTGATATATATGAGTTACTTAcagaaaaaatagataaaattttatcaaaaaaattaactTGTTTTTTAATCTAGTATACAATGATTGATTTAccattttttttagtaaagaaatcaaaataaaattcgaGCCCTGAAACTTACCTCACCCTCTTTTAAGCCAACAATGATTTGGATGATTGATGAAATGATTTGATCTAGGTGGTCATATAAACCCGGCGGTGACATTTGGGTTGTTTTTGGCGAGGAAACTGTCGTTGACTAGGGCGGTTTTCTACATGGTGATGCAGTGCTTGGGAGCCATATGTGGTGCGGGTGTGGTTAAAGGGTTCATGGGGAAGACAAGGTACGGACTTTTGGGTGGTGGAGCCAACGCTGTGAACCCTGACTATACTAATGGAGCTGCGCTTGGTGCTGAGATCGTTGGTACTTTCGTGCTTGTTTATAC carries:
- the LOC107929505 gene encoding probable aquaporin PIP-type 7a — protein: MEDREEDVRLGANRFSERQPIGTAAQSQDEGKDYTEPPAAPFFEPGELSSWSFYRAGIAEFMATFLFLYITILTVMGVVKEKTKCPTVGIQGIAWAFGGMIFALVYCTAGISGGHINPAVTFGLFLARKLSLTRAVFYMVMQCLGAICGAGVVKGFMGKTRYGLLGGGANAVNPDYTNGAALGAEIVGTFVLVYTVFSATDAKRSARDSHVPILAPLPIGFAVFLVHLATIPVTGTGINPARSLGAAIIFNKDKGWDDHWIFWVGPFIGALLAALYHQVVIRAIPFKSR